The following are encoded in a window of Pseudalgibacter alginicilyticus genomic DNA:
- a CDS encoding PepSY-associated TM helix domain-containing protein: MVKDKRNYNVFFNVHTVSGIVITIALFICFFAGGIALFYKNINNWEKNHLSQEIGHKAYEINYEKALETVKNAGYNMQDRNFDFSIKTIEGEDYLSITSRVGKPKASGGQEAEEKVENKVNSKEKDSLNTKNQSDESQEKQTSVTAKHTAKQSGFNPKGNIAMVLDLVTYKPLKNRPKNDTPRRGRGKPQELGTFIYHLHYFDQLPVIGVYLSGFVSLFFLVAIVTGVIVHWKKIVDNFFTFRLKNSLKLLWTDAHTALGVIGLPFQFIFAVTGAFFGLASLFILLNTLVVYGGDQKKFIADVAPAFVSVEKAGIPTKNQANLNTLALNTKKELQLGNQYSLTAKILNYGDENARFIMSFRDNVGKNFYGNGFIMYDLSNGAILNKKAIDAPNYDLATSLETFRKLHFATYGGYFLKLIYFLLSLLTCFVILSGVMIWLEVRDNKKYAKKHKFNRNVGALFIGNCMGLFPAIAYFFCLSKVIPESPARFSIMEQSFYIFWFSYTLYAYWIKDLHTINKHALFIGGVLGIAIPVCNGLTTGHWFWYSLQKGLTDSFFVDLAWLLVGIVSLLVAGFAKRLVSKRKKKTHRPLKPVNTTGA, translated from the coding sequence ATGGTAAAAGACAAAAGAAATTATAACGTATTCTTCAACGTTCATACCGTTAGCGGAATTGTAATAACAATAGCACTGTTTATCTGTTTTTTTGCAGGTGGAATAGCCTTGTTCTATAAGAATATTAATAACTGGGAAAAGAACCATCTTAGCCAAGAAATAGGTCATAAAGCCTACGAGATTAATTACGAAAAAGCATTAGAAACGGTAAAGAACGCTGGCTATAATATGCAGGATCGTAATTTTGATTTTTCAATTAAAACGATTGAAGGAGAAGATTATTTGAGTATAACTTCTCGTGTAGGAAAACCTAAAGCAAGCGGCGGGCAAGAAGCTGAAGAAAAAGTTGAAAACAAAGTAAATTCGAAAGAAAAAGATTCCTTAAACACTAAAAACCAATCAGATGAATCGCAAGAGAAACAGACTTCTGTAACGGCTAAACATACTGCTAAACAATCGGGTTTCAATCCTAAGGGTAATATCGCTATGGTATTAGATTTGGTGACTTATAAACCTCTTAAAAACCGACCAAAAAATGACACACCTAGACGAGGTCGCGGAAAACCGCAAGAACTAGGTACGTTTATATACCACTTACACTACTTTGATCAACTTCCGGTTATTGGGGTATATCTATCGGGGTTTGTATCTTTATTTTTTTTGGTGGCAATAGTTACTGGAGTGATTGTACACTGGAAAAAGATTGTAGATAATTTTTTCACATTTCGCTTAAAAAATTCGCTTAAACTTTTATGGACAGATGCGCATACCGCATTAGGTGTTATAGGCCTTCCTTTTCAATTTATATTCGCCGTTACTGGAGCCTTTTTTGGTCTTGCTTCGCTTTTTATACTCTTAAATACTTTAGTAGTCTATGGTGGTGATCAAAAAAAGTTCATTGCCGATGTAGCTCCAGCATTTGTAAGTGTTGAAAAAGCCGGTATTCCCACTAAAAATCAGGCCAACCTAAATACTTTAGCATTAAACACTAAAAAAGAATTGCAATTAGGTAATCAGTACTCACTTACTGCTAAGATTTTAAATTACGGAGATGAAAATGCTCGTTTTATTATGAGTTTCAGGGATAATGTAGGAAAGAATTTTTACGGAAATGGCTTTATTATGTATGACTTAAGTAATGGAGCTATACTTAATAAAAAAGCCATTGATGCTCCAAATTATGATTTAGCAACTTCGTTAGAAACCTTTAGAAAACTTCACTTTGCTACTTACGGAGGGTATTTTTTAAAACTAATTTATTTTCTACTTTCTTTACTCACCTGTTTTGTAATTCTCTCTGGGGTAATGATTTGGTTAGAGGTGAGAGACAATAAAAAATATGCCAAAAAACACAAATTTAACCGCAATGTAGGCGCGCTCTTTATTGGGAATTGTATGGGACTTTTTCCTGCAATAGCTTATTTCTTCTGTTTGTCTAAAGTTATTCCTGAATCTCCAGCACGTTTTAGTATCATGGAACAAAGCTTTTATATATTCTGGTTTAGTTATACGCTTTATGCCTATTGGATTAAAGATTTACATACCATAAATAAACACGCACTTTTTATAGGTGGTGTATTAGGAATAGCAATTCCCGTTTGTAACGGATTAACCACAGGACATTGGTTTTGGTATTCATTACAAAAAGGACTTACAGATTCCTTTTTTGTAGATCTGGCTTGGTTACTTGTAGGAATAGTTAGCCTCTTAGTCGCTGGTTTTGCAAAACGTTTAGTTTCTAAAAGAAAAAAGAAGACTCACCGCCCTTTAAAACCTGTTAACACAACGGGCGCTTAA
- a CDS encoding TonB-dependent receptor produces the protein MKNIFLFLTLLVLSVCANAQKIQQQDSTNIETLDEVLVNAVRVNADSPITHSNVTKEQLSKRNLGQDLPVLLSYLPSVVTTSDAGAGIGYTGIRVRGVSGGSTNVTINGIPYNDAESLGAFWVNLQDFSSSIENLQVQRGVGTSTNGSGAFGASINILTDAVNNDASASISTSFGSFNTLRNNVKFSTGLLNDKVEISGRLSKIKSDGFIDRASSDLKSYFLQASYKDSNRLIKAITFGGTEVTYQAWYGVDVFTIDTDRTINIAGTQMDDAGNVTGYYDNQVDDYKQDHYQLHWNERFNNRLSLNVGLNYTYGRGFYEEYVDDYFYQNVFFSDDSKFSFLGLNPITVDGNAVESMDYARRKWLDNDYYVANASLNYKYNKLDLIAGGSFNLYEGDHFGEIIWAQYAVDINKDHRYYFAQSRKTDASGFAKATYQLNDKFSLYGDVQYRHIDYKTSGMASDRTPFEVDKSYNFINPKVGISVNLNNQNNLYASYARANREPSRNDFENGPDVKPEQLNDFELGYRYNTKNLKFNANGYFMYYNDQLVLTGAIDDVGAPIRANAGEGYRAGIELEGYLVLSDKVSLQANATLSKNRNLNKGQFLNGEALGETEIAYSPSVVNSTAINYAPVKNLQLSLINKYVGKQLMNNIGDKDSKIDAYNTLDFNVNYELKPKVIFKSILINGIINNIAGVEYNSNGFDYGGGYYVYYPQATTNFLMGVTLKF, from the coding sequence ATGAAAAACATTTTTCTTTTTTTAACACTATTGGTGTTATCAGTCTGTGCAAACGCACAAAAAATTCAACAACAAGATTCAACAAACATTGAAACACTGGACGAAGTTTTAGTAAATGCTGTTCGGGTGAATGCAGATTCGCCAATAACGCATTCAAATGTTACAAAGGAGCAATTGTCTAAACGCAATTTAGGGCAGGATCTTCCTGTTTTGTTAAGTTATTTACCTTCAGTTGTTACCACTAGTGATGCTGGAGCAGGTATTGGTTATACTGGAATTAGAGTAAGAGGTGTTAGCGGCGGTTCTACCAATGTTACCATTAACGGAATTCCTTATAACGATGCCGAAAGTTTAGGTGCATTCTGGGTAAATTTACAAGACTTTTCTTCTTCCATTGAAAATTTACAAGTGCAGCGTGGGGTAGGTACATCTACCAATGGTTCGGGTGCATTTGGAGCCAGTATTAACATCTTAACAGATGCTGTAAATAATGATGCTTCGGCGTCAATATCTACTAGTTTTGGAAGTTTTAATACTTTAAGAAACAACGTAAAATTTAGTACTGGTTTGCTAAATGATAAAGTTGAAATTTCGGGTCGCTTATCTAAAATCAAATCAGATGGCTTTATTGATAGAGCAAGTTCAGATTTGAAATCTTATTTTTTACAAGCATCTTATAAAGATAGTAACCGACTTATTAAAGCCATAACATTTGGAGGAACAGAAGTTACTTATCAGGCTTGGTACGGTGTTGATGTTTTTACAATTGATACCGATAGAACAATCAATATTGCAGGTACCCAAATGGATGACGCAGGAAATGTTACGGGGTACTATGATAATCAAGTAGATGATTATAAACAAGATCATTATCAGTTACATTGGAATGAACGCTTTAACAATAGATTGTCTTTAAACGTAGGTTTAAATTACACTTACGGAAGAGGGTTTTATGAAGAATATGTAGATGATTATTTTTATCAAAATGTTTTCTTTTCTGATGACTCAAAATTTTCGTTCTTAGGATTAAATCCAATAACTGTAGATGGAAATGCTGTAGAAAGCATGGATTATGCACGTAGAAAATGGTTAGATAATGATTACTACGTGGCAAATGCTAGTTTAAATTATAAATACAATAAGTTGGATTTAATTGCTGGGGGCTCATTCAATTTATATGAAGGCGATCATTTTGGAGAAATAATTTGGGCGCAATATGCTGTAGATATAAATAAAGACCATCGTTATTATTTTGCTCAATCTCGTAAAACGGATGCCAGCGGTTTTGCTAAAGCAACCTATCAACTCAATGATAAATTTAGTTTGTATGGAGATGTACAGTACAGACATATAGATTATAAAACTTCAGGAATGGCCTCTGACCGTACTCCGTTTGAGGTAGATAAATCGTATAATTTCATTAATCCAAAAGTTGGAATTAGCGTCAATCTTAATAATCAGAATAATTTATACGCATCGTATGCCAGAGCCAATAGAGAGCCAAGTAGAAACGATTTTGAAAATGGTCCAGATGTTAAGCCAGAACAACTTAACGATTTTGAATTAGGATATAGATATAATACTAAAAATTTGAAATTTAATGCTAATGGGTATTTTATGTATTACAATGATCAGTTGGTACTAACAGGAGCTATTGATGATGTTGGAGCACCTATTAGAGCTAATGCTGGAGAAGGGTACAGAGCAGGAATCGAACTTGAGGGGTATTTAGTATTAAGTGATAAAGTTTCTTTACAAGCCAATGCTACTTTAAGTAAAAATAGAAACTTAAACAAAGGTCAATTTTTAAATGGCGAAGCTTTAGGAGAAACAGAAATAGCTTATTCTCCAAGTGTTGTAAACAGTACAGCTATTAATTATGCACCTGTTAAAAATTTGCAATTATCACTTATTAATAAATATGTTGGTAAACAGCTTATGAATAATATTGGAGATAAAGATTCTAAAATAGATGCTTATAATACGCTGGATTTCAATGTTAATTATGAATTGAAACCGAAAGTCATTTTTAAATCCATTTTAATAAATGGTATTATAAATAACATAGCAGGCGTTGAGTATAACTCTAATGGTTTTGACTATGGTGGTGGATATTACGTGTATTACCCACAGGCAACCACAAACTTTTTAATGGGAGTTACCTTAAAATTTTAG
- a CDS encoding penicillin acylase family protein: MINQDKIRTIYKTILIGLFISIVSCSTEEKLNQVEIKWTANEVPHIKATNYKSLGYGYGYAHAKDRICEISGQVITLRGERSLHYGADRIATIGFLRTTNLNSDLLFKIRIPEEWVLEELEKLDKKTRAYIKGYVAGINYYINSMPEDERNQLCEEGRVITFKETDVIRSAMRFGVQKELIDIGPHIIASSQAWQGKKNAYVSNNTLHTQEVVVEGGFGSNGWVYGSDVTQTNSAIMLSNPHSAWKRTPHQQRIYMHQYHLTIPGELDVAGASFLGIPFPMTGYNADVAWTILDAATVTPYVLQAMQVKESAIAPTYFMDGKQKSLEIRSVPVKTLKEDGKVKTQTFKFIESELGILYKLPERKGKPAGWYAITNPGEKNAKGLDQFLAIAQSKSTPDFINAVENNRGILSQLLVADRFGEVGYVIAGNVPPITDEEMEKYHIANSQAAFNVLDGTTREASFRDANNRPLLANPSFYPNIISKGIIHNTNNSYKYSVYGAPQEDYPSVFGQHKAEKSIGKKKAAGLRYDPRLIMSARRMNEISNDGKVTPEEALSVLFDNRNYAAETFLDTILTLEDDLSSSVAKKGFSVLNNWDRKNNSDSKGALLFHLFWKKIIKMGIIISSKSDNPEIDSEINITAENAPNVVEALAASVKELANFGFAADVPWGNVLYQRVGETQVSLHGGSYQEGILNGEMPAPLTAQGFPYILFGTAYVQLIDWKDEQINPKVLLSHGQSDNEAYKGRSTQLKMFSNKELYRVPFTKKDLDDARIIETLNLSMSK; encoded by the coding sequence ATGATTAATCAAGATAAGATACGAACAATCTATAAAACTATTTTAATTGGTCTATTCATCTCAATAGTAAGTTGCTCTACTGAGGAAAAATTAAATCAAGTAGAAATTAAGTGGACAGCCAATGAGGTTCCTCATATTAAAGCTACTAACTATAAGAGTCTGGGGTATGGGTATGGCTATGCGCATGCAAAAGATCGTATTTGTGAAATTTCAGGCCAAGTAATTACCTTGCGTGGTGAACGTTCTTTACATTATGGTGCAGATCGTATTGCTACCATCGGATTTTTAAGAACAACCAATCTTAATTCAGATCTATTGTTTAAAATTAGAATTCCTGAAGAATGGGTTTTAGAAGAGTTAGAAAAGTTAGATAAAAAAACCAGAGCATATATAAAAGGGTACGTAGCAGGTATTAACTATTATATTAATTCTATGCCTGAAGATGAACGTAACCAACTTTGTGAAGAAGGCAGAGTCATTACGTTTAAAGAAACTGATGTCATTAGGTCTGCAATGCGATTTGGTGTACAGAAAGAACTTATAGATATTGGCCCACATATTATTGCTTCTTCTCAAGCGTGGCAAGGCAAAAAAAATGCCTATGTATCTAATAATACCCTCCACACACAAGAAGTTGTCGTAGAAGGAGGCTTTGGTAGTAATGGTTGGGTTTACGGAAGCGATGTTACACAAACTAATAGTGCCATCATGCTAAGCAATCCGCATTCTGCTTGGAAACGAACACCACATCAGCAGCGTATATACATGCATCAATACCATTTAACCATACCTGGAGAGCTTGATGTTGCAGGAGCTTCGTTTTTAGGCATACCCTTTCCAATGACTGGATATAACGCAGATGTAGCTTGGACAATTTTAGATGCAGCTACGGTAACCCCCTATGTTTTACAGGCAATGCAAGTAAAAGAATCTGCCATAGCTCCCACATATTTTATGGATGGTAAACAAAAATCATTAGAAATTCGTTCTGTCCCAGTAAAGACACTTAAAGAAGACGGCAAAGTTAAAACCCAAACATTCAAATTTATTGAGTCTGAATTAGGTATACTTTACAAATTACCAGAACGCAAAGGAAAACCTGCTGGTTGGTATGCCATTACTAATCCTGGTGAGAAAAATGCTAAAGGGTTAGATCAATTTCTAGCCATTGCACAATCAAAATCTACTCCTGATTTTATAAACGCTGTAGAAAATAATCGCGGTATTCTATCTCAATTACTTGTAGCAGATCGTTTTGGTGAGGTTGGTTATGTAATTGCGGGCAATGTACCTCCTATAACAGATGAAGAAATGGAAAAATACCACATAGCTAATAGTCAAGCAGCATTTAATGTGTTAGATGGAACAACTCGTGAAGCATCTTTTAGAGATGCCAATAACAGGCCACTATTAGCAAATCCTTCATTTTACCCAAACATCATTTCAAAAGGAATTATTCATAATACAAACAATAGTTATAAATATTCAGTATATGGAGCTCCTCAAGAAGATTATCCTTCAGTATTTGGTCAACATAAAGCAGAGAAAAGTATTGGTAAAAAGAAAGCGGCTGGTTTAAGGTATGACCCTAGATTAATTATGTCGGCACGCCGTATGAACGAAATAAGTAATGACGGAAAGGTTACACCAGAGGAAGCATTATCCGTTCTTTTTGATAATCGAAATTACGCTGCAGAAACTTTTCTTGATACGATTCTTACACTAGAGGACGATTTATCTTCTAGCGTTGCAAAAAAAGGTTTTAGTGTGCTTAATAATTGGGATAGAAAAAACAATTCAGACAGCAAAGGCGCTTTGTTGTTTCATCTATTCTGGAAAAAAATTATAAAAATGGGCATCATTATATCAAGTAAAAGTGATAATCCAGAAATAGATTCAGAAATAAATATAACAGCAGAAAATGCGCCAAACGTAGTAGAAGCCCTCGCGGCATCTGTAAAAGAATTGGCAAATTTTGGTTTTGCAGCAGATGTGCCTTGGGGTAATGTTTTGTACCAAAGAGTAGGAGAAACACAAGTTTCTTTACACGGAGGGTCTTATCAAGAAGGTATTCTTAACGGAGAAATGCCTGCTCCTTTAACGGCTCAAGGTTTTCCTTATATTTTGTTTGGGACGGCCTATGTACAATTAATAGATTGGAAAGATGAACAAATAAACCCTAAAGTTCTTCTAAGCCATGGTCAAAGTGATAATGAGGCTTATAAAGGGCGATCAACACAGCTAAAAATGTTCTCTAACAAAGAACTTTACAGAGTACCTTTTACAAAAAAAGATTTAGATGATGCTCGTATTATCGAAACACTAAATCTTAGCATGAGCAAGTAA
- a CDS encoding DUF4301 family protein, which produces MFSDKDIQQITNKGITVDQVNAQVLRLKNGMSYSNLIAAATIGKGIESYDENDIENFIKLYEDRNEKLSIIKFVPASGAATRMFKFLFQFIKNYNPLKESIESYSERKSDELIKTFVANLENFPFYNEVILKVKQIHPNYDTFTEGEKHLQFVKAMLDTNGLNYSFLPKGLLPFHKYGNTAITAFQEHLFESSLYGTSNGIAHLHFTVSEAHHDYFINEFNKIKNDLEQKTNTTFKVSFSFQKEATETVALTKEGRVFRNEDDSILFRPAGHGALLENLNDLDGDIIFIKNIDNIVVSEKNIAVSNYKKLLAGILLEAQEKAFSYLHKLDKPNLSETDFNIIALFLRYRLNVPINPDFEDYSLEEKSIYLKDKLNRPIRVCGMVKNEGEPGGGPFWVKDNKGKISLQIVEFAQINFGKKGQQSLVYKATHFNPTDLVCGVKNYKGEKFDLKKFVDPEAAFITMKTQNGVDIKALELPGLWNGSMAHWNSIFVEVPLETFNPVKTVNDLLKPAHQVL; this is translated from the coding sequence GTCTTATTCTAATTTAATTGCAGCAGCAACAATAGGAAAAGGAATTGAGAGCTATGATGAAAACGATATTGAAAATTTTATAAAATTGTATGAAGATAGAAATGAAAAGCTGTCTATCATAAAATTTGTGCCAGCCTCAGGAGCTGCAACAAGAATGTTTAAGTTTTTGTTTCAGTTTATTAAAAATTATAACCCGTTAAAAGAAAGTATTGAGAGTTATTCTGAAAGAAAAAGTGACGAATTAATAAAAACATTTGTGGCCAATTTAGAAAATTTCCCGTTTTACAACGAGGTTATTTTAAAAGTAAAACAAATTCACCCAAATTATGATACATTCACTGAAGGCGAAAAACATTTGCAATTTGTAAAAGCAATGCTGGATACTAATGGTCTTAATTATAGTTTTTTGCCAAAAGGCTTGTTGCCTTTTCATAAATACGGAAATACTGCTATCACTGCTTTTCAGGAGCACTTATTTGAGTCTAGTTTATATGGGACTTCAAATGGTATAGCACATTTACATTTTACGGTTTCTGAAGCTCATCATGATTATTTTATAAACGAGTTTAACAAAATAAAAAATGATTTAGAACAAAAAACGAATACAACTTTTAAAGTATCTTTTTCTTTTCAAAAAGAAGCTACTGAAACAGTCGCATTAACTAAGGAAGGACGTGTTTTTAGAAATGAAGATGATTCCATTTTATTTAGACCAGCAGGACATGGTGCTTTGTTAGAAAATTTAAATGATTTGGACGGTGATATAATTTTTATAAAAAACATTGATAATATTGTAGTTTCAGAGAAAAATATTGCTGTTTCAAATTATAAAAAGTTATTAGCAGGTATATTATTGGAAGCACAAGAAAAGGCTTTCTCTTATCTACATAAATTGGATAAACCTAACTTATCAGAAACAGATTTTAATATTATAGCCTTATTTTTAAGATATAGACTTAATGTACCTATTAATCCAGATTTTGAAGATTACTCATTAGAGGAAAAATCAATTTATTTGAAAGATAAGTTAAACCGTCCTATTCGTGTTTGCGGCATGGTTAAAAATGAAGGAGAACCTGGGGGAGGACCATTTTGGGTTAAGGATAATAAAGGTAAAATATCATTGCAAATTGTAGAGTTTGCACAAATAAATTTTGGAAAAAAAGGACAACAATCTTTAGTGTATAAAGCGACACATTTTAATCCAACAGATTTGGTGTGTGGGGTTAAGAATTATAAAGGAGAAAAGTTTGATTTAAAGAAGTTTGTAGATCCTGAAGCAGCATTTATAACTATGAAAACCCAGAATGGGGTTGATATAAAAGCATTAGAACTTCCAGGTTTATGGAATGGTAGCATGGCACATTGGAATTCTATTTTTGTTGAAGTACCATTGGAAACTTTTAATCCTGTAAAAACAGTAAATGACTTACTAAAACCTGCACATCAAGTATTATGA
- a CDS encoding LexA family protein: MILHKSNSLTFFTPKESNSLGAIFLDTGISAGFPSPAEDFKEERLSLDKELVKNKEATFYARVSGQSMIGAGLDDNDLLVIDRSLEPSNNKIAVCFLDGEFTVKRLKVDNNEVWLQPENPNYPIIKITEDNDFIIWGIVTNVIKKVY; encoded by the coding sequence ATGATACTACACAAATCGAACAGTTTAACGTTTTTTACGCCTAAAGAAAGCAATAGTTTAGGAGCTATTTTTTTGGACACAGGTATTTCTGCAGGGTTTCCTTCTCCTGCTGAAGACTTTAAGGAAGAGCGCTTATCGTTAGATAAAGAACTTGTTAAAAATAAAGAAGCTACTTTTTATGCCCGTGTAAGCGGTCAATCTATGATTGGAGCAGGATTGGATGATAACGATTTGTTGGTTATTGATAGAAGTTTAGAGCCTTCAAACAATAAAATAGCAGTTTGTTTTTTGGATGGAGAGTTTACCGTTAAGCGGTTAAAAGTTGATAACAATGAAGTTTGGTTACAACCAGAAAATCCTAATTATCCTATTATAAAAATCACAGAAGATAATGATTTTATTATTTGGGGTATTGTAACCAATGTAATTAAAAAAGTATATTAA
- the arfB gene encoding alternative ribosome rescue aminoacyl-tRNA hydrolase ArfB, producing the protein MIDEEALLQELSFRAIRSSGSGGQHVNKVSSKIELTFNLSESIVFDDEQKNRLENKLQHRLTKGNLLILQCDESRSQHKNKTLVIKRFLELISTSLVIPKKRIPTKIPKSVIRKRLKNKRQVSDKKANRKKPDVD; encoded by the coding sequence ATGATTGATGAAGAGGCTTTATTGCAAGAATTATCATTTAGAGCTATACGAAGCTCAGGAAGTGGTGGGCAACATGTAAATAAAGTGTCTTCAAAAATAGAACTTACTTTTAATTTATCAGAATCTATAGTATTTGATGATGAACAAAAAAACAGACTTGAAAATAAATTACAACATAGGTTAACTAAAGGTAATTTACTCATTTTACAATGTGATGAAAGCAGAAGCCAACATAAAAATAAGACCTTAGTTATAAAACGGTTTTTAGAGTTGATAAGTACATCTTTAGTTATTCCAAAAAAACGAATTCCTACTAAAATTCCAAAATCTGTTATTAGAAAACGCTTAAAAAATAAACGGCAAGTGTCTGATAAAAAAGCAAATAGAAAAAAACCAGACGTCGATTAG